CTATTCCTAATttgaaaaaacaatgaaaactATGTACTCACACATTCCCcattttttaacttaattttgAGAGCGGTAACAATCTACTGATCTACTGAGATTCAGCTCTATACCTCTCCGATTTGTAGCTAGAAAACTTgacccaaaaaggaaaaagtgtCTAAAATTCAGGATTCCTAGTTTAATTGCAAAGACAATGGAAATTCTGAACTCATAGATTCGtcattttttaacttaatttttggttcctcattttttacaggtGCTGGACCTTTACAACAACAACATGATCGGAGACCTTCCGGTGTCCGTAACCCTAATGCCGAGCCTCCGCCACCTCCACCTCGGCGGAAACTACTTCAACGGCACCATCCCGGCGGAGTACGGCCGGTTTCCCACCCTCGAGTACTTAGCCCTCTCCGGAAACACCTTAATCGGCGTAGTTCCACCCGAACTCGGAAACATCTCGACCCTCCAACAACTCTACATCGGGTACTACAACACATTCTCCGGTGGCCTACCGCCGGAGATCGGGAACCTATCGAAGCTCATCCGGTTCGACGCCGCCAGCTGTGGACTCTCCGGCGAGGTTCCGCCGGAGATTTCCAAGCTCCAGAACCTGGACACGTTGTTCCTCCAAGTGAACACGTTTTCGGGTCCGTTAACTGTAGAGCTGGGGTACTTAAAGAGCTTGAAATCCATGGATCTTTCGAACAACATGTTCACAGGTGAGATGCCAGACTCTTTTTCTTACTTGAAAAACCTGACCCTTCTAAATCTGTTCCGTAACCAGCTCTATGGCTCGATACCGGAGTTCATCACCAGTTTACCGGAGCTACAGGTGTTGCAATTGTGGGAAAACAACTTCACTGGAATAATCCCTCAGGGGTTGGGAAGTAATGGGAAGTTACAGATTGTTGATCTGTCTTCTAACAAATTGACTGGGACCCTGCCTCCTAACTTATGTGCTGGTAATACTCTTGAAACCCTAATTGCATTGGGGAACTTCTTGTTTGGCCCGATACCAGAGTCGCTAGGACAGTGTCAGTCCTTGAGTCGAATTCGATTGGGAGAGAATTATCTGAACGGATCGATACCGAAAGGGCTGCTGAGCTTGCCTTTGCTGACTCAAGTTGAGTTTCAGGACAATCTTTTGTCTGGGGAATTTCCTCAGCATGATTCGGTGTCAGTTAGTTTAGGGCAGGTTAGTTTGTCAAATAATCAGCTCACCGGTCCTTTACCAGCAAGTATTGGGAACTTTTCTGGTGTCCAGAAGCTTTTGCTCAACGGGAACCAGTTTTCGGGTCCCATTCCTCCTGAGATTGGGAAGTTACAGCAGCTATCGAAAATGGATTTCAGCCATAACAGGTTTTCGGGTCTAATTGCACCAGAGATCAGCAAATGTGTGGTTTTGACTTATCTTGACCTTAGTCAGAACCAGCTCTCCGGTGAAATTCCGACTGCGATTACAGGTATGCAGGAACGGAGCTACGTTATGTACCTTGTGTTTTTCAAACTTCTGTTGCTCTTATACTTTGTGAGCATTTCACTGATTACCATAGAATGGCACCCCTAAATTTGGAATCAAATTCTTCTTCTAGCCTTGAGTTTTCCTGCAATGCATATTGGAGGTCCCAGCTATTTTACATACTATACAATGATAtaatatttattgattttctgTTATATTATCTGCAAATGCCGATTGTTTTTCCGGTTAGGGCATCTCcggccttcacccatatttttactcaagcttgagtaaaaaattaagtaaaagcTGCATTTGATATGAAATGGTCCAACTGACCCAACTTTGAGCGTAAATTTGAAGGCTGTGTATAAATTTGAACAGAATAAAATATCCTTGCCGAAGTTGGTTAAACATTTGCATCTCCATTGATTTgattaaatttgagtaaaactgaAGTTGGCATATGTTTGTGTATAAGTTCGAAAGATTTGTGAAACAATCTTACAAAGTACCCAGTCAGATAAATTGGTTTCATGATTTTCATCATAGTACATGTTTCTAATGCATATATAACCAATTATCTTCATTTTGGCGTAGTAATGCACCAAAATTAAACTTCATACCCCCATAAACAAACTTCTGCTTTGTCTCTGCAGGCATGCGGATTCTgaattacttgaatttgtcAGGAAACCACTTAGTAGGGTCCATTCCGGGGGCCATAGCCACCATGCAAAGCTTGACTTCTGTTGATTTTTCCTACAACAATCTATCCGGGCTAGTCCCGGGCACTGGCCAGTTCAGTTACTTCAATTCCTCGTCTTTTCTCGGAAACCCTAACCTCTGTGGCCCATACTTGGGGCCTTGCAAAGATGGAATTGCAAGCGCCACTCCCCAAGGCCATGTCAAAGGCTCATTCTCGTCTTCCTTGAAGCTCTTGCTTGTTATGGCATTGCTTGTGTGTTCCATAGCTTTTGCAATTGCTGCCATTTTAAAAGCCCGGTCCTTGAAAAAAGCAAGTGAGGCTCATGCGTGGAAACTGACAGCTTTCCAACGTTTGGATTTCACTTGTGATGATGTATTGGATTCTATGAAGGAGGATAATATTATTGGGAAGGGTGGTGCTGGTATTGTTTACAAGGGGGTGATGCCAAATGGTGATGAGGTG
This DNA window, taken from Rhododendron vialii isolate Sample 1 chromosome 8a, ASM3025357v1, encodes the following:
- the LOC131335646 gene encoding leucine-rich repeat receptor-like serine/threonine-protein kinase BAM1 translates to MRLPALLLLLLFLHLNLRRSTAAIPLRIPEYSALLSLKTAITDDPQYALSTWNASTSYCTWSGVTCDRNRHVTALDISGYNLSGTLSSGVGHLRYLLNLTAAANQLSGPIPPEISLISSLRYLNLSNNVFNGTFPLQLSRLRYLQVLDLYNNNMIGDLPVSVTLMPSLRHLHLGGNYFNGTIPAEYGRFPTLEYLALSGNTLIGVVPPELGNISTLQQLYIGYYNTFSGGLPPEIGNLSKLIRFDAASCGLSGEVPPEISKLQNLDTLFLQVNTFSGPLTVELGYLKSLKSMDLSNNMFTGEMPDSFSYLKNLTLLNLFRNQLYGSIPEFITSLPELQVLQLWENNFTGIIPQGLGSNGKLQIVDLSSNKLTGTLPPNLCAGNTLETLIALGNFLFGPIPESLGQCQSLSRIRLGENYLNGSIPKGLLSLPLLTQVEFQDNLLSGEFPQHDSVSVSLGQVSLSNNQLTGPLPASIGNFSGVQKLLLNGNQFSGPIPPEIGKLQQLSKMDFSHNRFSGLIAPEISKCVVLTYLDLSQNQLSGEIPTAITGMRILNYLNLSGNHLVGSIPGAIATMQSLTSVDFSYNNLSGLVPGTGQFSYFNSSSFLGNPNLCGPYLGPCKDGIASATPQGHVKGSFSSSLKLLLVMALLVCSIAFAIAAILKARSLKKASEAHAWKLTAFQRLDFTCDDVLDSMKEDNIIGKGGAGIVYKGVMPNGDEVAVKRLPVMSRGSTHDHGFNAEIQTLGRIRHRYIVRLLGFCSNHETNLLVYEYMPNGSLGEVLHGKKGGHLVWDTRYKIAVEAAKGLCYLHHDCSPLIIHRDVKSNNILLDSNFEAHVADFGLAKFLQDSGTSECMSAIAGSYGYIAPEYAYTLKVDEKSDVYSFGVVLLELVCGKKPVGEFGDGVDIVQWVRKMTDGKKEGVLKVLDPRLPTVPLEEVMHLFYVAMLCVEEQAVERPKMREVVQILTEFPKSSNSLTQEDSMGTGSSTPQAYALESHTEATRDTKGQHQPQSPAPDLLCI